In the genome of Abyssalbus ytuae, the window CGGTCTGATAAAAAAAGAGGTAAAAAAGTATAAAATCTTGCCGGATTATAAGATTTGGCCAGCACAATAAAGAAAAGGCTTACCATTAGCAATACTGCTTCAATACTCAAATTTTCAGTATAGCGTATAATCTCTTCCAGGTTTTTGTTTATTATGATTGATGCCAAAATTAATTAATATTATGATTAATTAACACTTTGTAAGAAATATTAAACCTTAAAACTTCGATATTAATGTTATTTTTGCTTCAATTTAATAGTGAATGCAAAAAGATAGTTTAGTAATAATACCCACGTTCAATGAAATTGAGAACATTGAAAATATTATTAAAGCAGTTTTTAAACTGGAAAAAGCTTTTCATATATTAATTGTTGACGATAATTCACCCGATGGCACTGCCATAATTGTCAAAGAGCTTCAAAAAACATTTAATGACAGGCTTTTTCTTGAAGTGCGTGAAGAAAAATCAGGATTAGGGACTGCCTATATTCATGGTTTTAAATGGGCCTTAAAGCACAATTATAAGTTTATTTTTGAAATGGATGCCGATTTTTCCCATAATCCGTCCGATTTGATAAGGCTTTACAATGAATGTGCTCATAAAGGAGCCGATGTGGCCATAGGATCAAGATACATAAAAGGAGTGAATGTAGTTAACTGGCCACTGGGTAGAATACTGTTATCCTATGGTGCCTCAATATATGTGAGGCTCATTACCGGAATGAAGGTGTACGACCCTACCGCCGGTTTCATTTGTTATAAAAGTGAAGTAATACAAAATATTAAGCTGGACAGTATCCAGTTTGTAGGATATGCTTTCCAGATAGAAATGAAATTCCGGGCCTGGTTAAAAAAATATAAAATTAAAGAGATTCCCATTATTTTTAAAGACAGGGTAAAAGGAACCTCTAAAATGAACAGGAAAATAATAAGTGAAGCTGTTTTCGGAGTAATGTCCATGAAGTGCAAAAGCCTGTTCAGTAAAGATTTTTAAGATGAACAAAATACTTATAAAAAATGCAACCGTAGTAAATGACCTCCAGGCTTTTGAAGCCGATGTTTTAATTGAAGGAGAGTTTATTACCAGAATTGATAAAAATATCGCTGCCGGAAATATAAAAAATATTATTGATGCTGGAGGTAAATATTTATTGCCCGGAGTTATAGACGATCAGGTACATTTTAGAGAACCCGGCTTAACCCA includes:
- a CDS encoding polyprenol monophosphomannose synthase, with amino-acid sequence MQKDSLVIIPTFNEIENIENIIKAVFKLEKAFHILIVDDNSPDGTAIIVKELQKTFNDRLFLEVREEKSGLGTAYIHGFKWALKHNYKFIFEMDADFSHNPSDLIRLYNECAHKGADVAIGSRYIKGVNVVNWPLGRILLSYGASIYVRLITGMKVYDPTAGFICYKSEVIQNIKLDSIQFVGYAFQIEMKFRAWLKKYKIKEIPIIFKDRVKGTSKMNRKIISEAVFGVMSMKCKSLFSKDF